In Deinococcus fonticola, the following are encoded in one genomic region:
- a CDS encoding type IV secretory system conjugative DNA transfer family protein encodes MFWLALFFMMLGQGIFGLVALLFGGWCVYQFKDSRAQVRHSAHFARKDELDSLTRNVFEGDGVLVGYAYKKPLVVRPGTAGKKELGHFLWVGPSRSGKGLSIASNLYHWQGSAIVVDIKGEIAAQTAGYRRDVLGQDVYIINPSSGERSHQFDPFKELETDEQIISAALAFMNPDKDGANAIFALRASSALAAIIKGAKVSATPVVPFLDEMLYHPDGLKGTALRLQKLGDEQVTKWLNSFLGKNPDKMDWDEAAGDRFLNNSWQRLKTEASYLTTAGVKYMTGGSDFTAADIMEKPTSVYLVFRESELTLNLALFNLVIDAIFRSIMRRYDLDQTLKGQKILAMFDEAFRAVPNMLPEYTATVAGRGIYMAIYVQSIAQISNIWGKDGRTAIMENVHTKIFLPAVDRSDSDSEGTSAFVSASCGKYMIEDRGLAKEEHGKELNSNVRLTEKDLMTASDFAMLGVGKSIILCNDLPPILAYRLEPWRFKAAAVASEYPVPRPVERPRKQPLVTVDPATEHALSTVPTSPSAPPSRVLDPKAESSALLIALSLHGEEEEGAASPSASAGKPATAVVMASTQPVAAHHPSSNATQRTPPVPTVETVEVPSSRPLELEPETEEETDIDSAIF; translated from the coding sequence GTGTTCTGGCTGGCGTTGTTCTTCATGATGCTGGGACAGGGCATCTTCGGTCTTGTTGCCCTGCTGTTCGGTGGATGGTGTGTCTATCAGTTCAAGGACAGTCGCGCCCAGGTTAGACATAGCGCCCACTTTGCGCGGAAAGACGAACTGGACAGCCTCACCAGGAACGTATTTGAGGGTGACGGCGTACTGGTCGGTTATGCCTATAAGAAGCCGCTCGTGGTGCGGCCCGGCACCGCAGGGAAGAAGGAACTGGGCCACTTTCTCTGGGTAGGCCCGAGCCGCAGCGGGAAGGGCCTGAGTATCGCCAGCAACCTCTATCACTGGCAGGGCTCAGCCATTGTCGTGGACATCAAGGGAGAAATTGCAGCGCAGACCGCCGGATACCGCCGGGATGTCCTGGGGCAGGACGTGTACATCATCAATCCGTCCAGCGGCGAACGGAGTCACCAGTTCGACCCTTTCAAGGAACTGGAAACCGACGAGCAGATCATCAGCGCCGCCCTCGCTTTCATGAATCCCGATAAAGACGGTGCGAACGCCATCTTTGCCCTGCGGGCCAGTTCCGCGCTGGCGGCCATCATCAAGGGAGCGAAGGTCTCTGCTACCCCAGTCGTTCCGTTCCTGGACGAGATGCTTTACCACCCTGACGGCCTGAAGGGTACGGCGCTGCGGTTGCAGAAACTGGGCGATGAACAGGTCACCAAATGGCTGAACTCCTTCCTCGGAAAAAACCCCGACAAAATGGACTGGGACGAGGCGGCAGGCGACCGCTTCCTGAACAACTCCTGGCAACGACTCAAGACGGAGGCCAGCTATCTCACCACCGCAGGCGTGAAGTACATGACCGGAGGGAGCGACTTCACGGCGGCGGACATCATGGAAAAACCGACGTCTGTTTATCTAGTTTTTCGCGAGTCCGAACTGACCCTCAACCTGGCGCTGTTCAATCTCGTTATCGACGCCATTTTTCGCTCGATCATGCGGCGCTACGACCTTGACCAGACGCTGAAAGGCCAGAAGATTCTCGCCATGTTCGACGAGGCGTTCAGGGCCGTGCCGAACATGCTGCCGGAGTACACCGCAACAGTGGCTGGTCGTGGGATTTATATGGCTATCTACGTGCAGTCCATCGCGCAGATCAGCAATATCTGGGGGAAAGACGGGCGCACCGCCATCATGGAGAACGTCCACACCAAGATATTCCTGCCCGCTGTGGACAGGTCAGACAGTGACAGTGAAGGCACCTCAGCGTTCGTATCGGCCTCGTGTGGGAAGTACATGATTGAGGACAGAGGGCTTGCCAAAGAGGAACACGGCAAGGAACTCAACAGCAACGTGCGACTGACCGAGAAGGATCTGATGACGGCCAGCGACTTTGCCATGCTGGGGGTCGGCAAGAGCATCATCCTGTGCAACGATCTCCCCCCGATCCTGGCCTACCGGTTGGAACCGTGGCGATTCAAGGCTGCTGCCGTCGCCAGTGAGTACCCGGTGCCCAGGCCCGTCGAGCGTCCCAGGAAGCAGCCCCTCGTGACTGTTGATCCTGCCACCGAGCATGCTTTATCCACCGTTCCAACCAGTCCCTCGGCCCCGCCGAGCCGCGTCCTTGATCCGAAAGCTGAATCGTCGGCCCTGCTTATCGCCCTCAGTCTGCACGGTGAAGAGGAGGAAGGGGCCGCTTCACCGTCGGCGTCAGCAGGTAAGCCTGCGACCGCTGTGGTCATGGCATCAACGCAACCGGTGGCCGCGCACCATCCATCGTCGAACGCAACCCAGCGAACCCCGCCAGTTCCGACGGTGGAAACAGTTGAGGTGCCGTCCTCCAGGCCTCTTGAGCTTGAACCTGAAACGGAGGAGGAGACCGATATCGACTCTGCGATTTTTTAG